The following proteins are co-located in the Candidatus Edwardsbacteria bacterium genome:
- a CDS encoding glycosyltransferase family 4 protein, which yields MQQSSLYNIIFDARMYHHSGIGSYIRNLVGQYVQQGISRDMVLLGDRDIPDQGLKTKHCHNKIYGLAEQTFLPYSVRAASLFHAPHYNAPVLFPGKLVVTIHDLIHLNFYDQLPSLFHKLYAKIMMGIVVNRADAIMTDSDWTRNDILRRWPQAGPKIKTVYCGVPEPIEHPNPKTVLDRYGINKPYILYLGLLKRHKNIIRLVKSFETAQRSLKVKYQLVIAGDAKSDDAGLVRYVADCSSRQLIRLTGFVPGADLPALYGQAAVFAFPSTAEGFGLPPLEAMSYGVPVISSRASCLPEILKDAPRYFDPLNIDDMATCMEGAVRDESWRLQAIEKGITVAAGYRWENTARECLDVYRSLI from the coding sequence ATGCAACAGAGTTCTCTTTACAATATCATCTTCGATGCCCGGATGTACCACCATTCCGGGATCGGCTCATATATCCGCAACCTGGTAGGGCAGTACGTCCAACAGGGCATTAGCCGTGATATGGTTCTCCTGGGAGACAGGGATATCCCCGACCAAGGCCTGAAAACCAAGCATTGCCACAACAAGATCTACGGTTTGGCCGAGCAGACATTTTTGCCATACTCCGTCAGGGCAGCAAGCTTGTTTCATGCCCCACACTACAACGCTCCAGTGCTTTTCCCGGGGAAACTGGTAGTTACCATCCATGATCTGATCCATCTGAACTTTTACGACCAGCTGCCGTCGTTGTTTCACAAATTGTACGCCAAGATCATGATGGGTATAGTGGTCAACCGGGCTGATGCCATTATGACCGACTCGGACTGGACCAGAAACGATATTTTGCGGAGATGGCCCCAGGCGGGGCCGAAGATAAAAACGGTTTACTGTGGTGTGCCCGAACCAATAGAGCATCCCAACCCCAAAACGGTGCTGGACAGATACGGCATCAACAAGCCGTATATCCTTTATCTGGGATTATTGAAAAGGCATAAAAATATAATTCGGTTGGTGAAATCATTTGAGACTGCCCAAAGGTCCCTGAAGGTGAAATATCAACTGGTCATTGCCGGCGATGCCAAGAGCGATGACGCCGGGCTTGTCCGCTATGTGGCGGATTGTTCTTCCCGGCAACTGATCCGCCTGACCGGTTTCGTCCCCGGGGCCGACCTGCCGGCCTTGTACGGCCAGGCGGCAGTTTTTGCCTTTCCCTCGACAGCCGAGGGCTTCGGCCTGCCGCCGCTGGAGGCCATGTCATATGGCGTTCCGGTGATATCCAGCAGGGCCTCTTGTTTGCCCGAGATACTGAAGGATGCCCCGCGATATTTTGACCCGTTAAATATCGATGATATGGCAACCTGCATGGAAGGGGCGGTCCGGGACGAAAGCTGGCGGCTTCAGGCCATAGAAAAGGGAATAACGGTGGCGGCCGGCTACCGGTGGGAAAATACCGCCCGGGAGTGTCTTGACGTTTACCGGTCGCTTATCTGA